The genomic stretch TGCCTCCCTCAAAGCCTCCAAATCCTCCCGGCCACCAATCTCGTCCGTGGCAATGACAGAAGGGGAAAGGGTCCTGAGGGCCATTATCAAACCTCGGGCCTTGGGGCACCTATCCAACACTACTGTGGTAGGACCTACGTCTAGTTGTGGTTCCCCCTCATGGCATGCAGCAATCTCATTTCTTTCATCTATGACAGCTATATTCGAACCAGGAAATCCTAAACGTGAAATGCCGTAGCTTGCCTGCCTGATCATATCTCGCAATATCGTAGTCTTGCCAGCCCCTGGAGGAGAGATGATAAGCGTTGATAGCAGTGATAGACCATCCTGCGAAATGCAATAGGGCATGATGGCATCCGCGCATCCTTTTATCTCCCTTGAAACACGGAAAATGAAGCCGGTCACCTCTCTGAGGGTGAATCCACCATCACGCCCTAACGCCATTTTTCCGGCAAGTCCGACTCGGTGCCCTCCTTTGAGAGTGATGAATCCATTTCTGAGTTCCTCTTCCAATGCATAGGTTGATCCGAAGGTCACAATTTGAAAAGTCTTTCTGGCAGTATCATGATCAAAAACAAATGCCTCATCAGGCCGCTGCACGATGCTGCCATGTTTCCCAAGAAACCATCGGCCCTGCGGAGTTACTAGGGTCACAGGCCTACCTGCTAGCGCCCTGATATCCAATATTTGACCCAGGGTTGCATCGGGCAGCGATAGAAGCTTCTCCCGGACTGGTGAAGCAATATATGGCGCAATCTCCTTTCTTATGCGGATCGAGGCTGCGATCTCGACCTTCACTATCTCCCACCCCTGCCAGGGCATGCATCTCCTATTGTTTCCTTGCAGATCACAATAGACCCTTCTTAAGGCATATTTAAGATGCTCCTTCTCCATTCCTCTTAATTTGGACAAATGAGTTGCGCAAAATATCGACGCTCTTCTCGGTGTCGCGGCGAGGTCTTCGACAGGTCGGGCCGGTTTTGATAGATCTTCGGTCGATTTCACCACCACCAGTGTGACGAAGATTTGGGCAGGTCTCGCTGAAAAGTGACGATATTTTCGCCAGTGTAGGCGAAAAGGTGGAAATATATCAGCCACCCTGAACCGAAAGGTGACGATCATCCAGCCAGCCTTCGCTCGATGCTCACGCGATCTTCGCCATCTCAGAGAAATGGCCCTAATCCTTAGCATATATAGAAGATATTTGAAGCGGTGACTAGCATATCTCAGGTTCTACCAGATAAATGGCTACTATGGATTTCAGGGTGGATCTATCCTTGATTTATGGGATTTGATTCCATGGACACCATTAGATAGTATGGCTATGAGAAGGCATCAAGCAGAAGTACATATGCCCATGATAATGAATATCCTTCCACATCGTTACCCTGGAGCTTGAGATAGGTGGTCCCTTGTGACATCCGCCCATGCATTTCAGGTGCATCGCCCTTGGAGGTGGAGGATAGTTTGGACAACAGCGCGATAGATCGTAGCGTAAAGGTACTGGCAAGGCGTTATCCAAGAGATTTTGCAGGACTTTTGCTAGGGAGTAGCGAAGGAATTGACGCAGAGATCATTGAGAACCCGGAGGTAAACATACCCCAAAGGAGGGGAGACTTTATCTGGGTAGTCAAGCGGGGGAAGGAAAGGGCCATATTACATGCAGAGTTCCAGCTTAGACATAATAAAGCCATACCAAAGAGGCTATTTGCGTATAATGCATTTTACTCAGTGACCTATGATCTTCCTGTGATTTAGCAGTATTATATCTTGAGAAGAAAGACTATGAAAGGCTTCCCACGGAGTACATGGCGAGATTTGGCGGGAGAGGATATAATGCATTCAGTTACCGGGTCATCAAACTATGGGATCATGTGGAGGATATAGTGAGAGGGGATCTGAGGGCGCTTGCGCCGCTTCTTATCTTGGCATCGGAAGAGAGGAGCATTGAGGTTGTTGAATAGCCAAGGAGCTCATTAGTCAGGAGAAAGATATAAAGAGACGTGCGGATGCATTGTCAGTGACTATGATGGTGGCAGAGAGGTATCTTGATAGAGACGTATTGCTGAGACTCTTCAGGGGGGATTTAGCCATGCTAGTGAAGGAATCAAGCTTTGTGCAGGATTGGATTAATGAGGGGAGACGGAGAGGTCTGGCTGAGGGAATAAGGAAAGGCGTTGAACAAGGGATTGAAAAGGGAATTGAGAAGGGGATTGAGAAGGGTGAAATCCTGGCTTTGCAAAATGCCATATTAGATGTACTTGAGGAGCGGTTTGGGATGGTGGATGAAGGTTTAGGGAGACAATTGCGAGCTGTTGATGACTTAAAACTTTTGAAATCTCTGCACAGGATGAGCATCAAGGCCTTGAGCGTAGACGACTTTCGGGCGGAGATAGCAAAGACCCTGCCCATTCAATGACCACCTGGCCCATTCGACATGGAGGAGCGTAAGAGACTCTCAAAGCCGGGCAACCAGCAGCGCAATATTTGGGCACTCCGCCAATTGAAGGCCCCTTTCAGCATTGATCAGGGAAGACTAGTATGGAGGGGTTGGGATACTCCTCCCGGCGGCATTGGTCCGAGGCCTTATAGCCTGAGGGCCGAGGACCACTGAGCAGCCCCGCAGCAGGGCTGCGTCCGACGGGAGGAGTATCCATCCCCTCCGCCACCTCGGATCACAGAGCGACCTGCAGCAAGGTCGCGTCCGATGGGACAATACCACCATCACCTAGCCACGCCGCGTCCATCAGGGAAACATCGCTGACCCGAAGCTGCTGGCTAACACCATAAAAGAGGGACAGGCATCGCTAGAGTCTCTCGAGATACTGGTCCGTCCTGGTATCCACCCGGATCAAGTCCCCGGTATTAATGAAAAGTGGCACCTGCACAACCGCTCCTGTTTCGAGACGTGCTGGCTTTGAGCCTCCCTGCGCAGTATCTCCCCTTACGCCTGGATCAGTTTCTACTACTTTGAGATCGACGAAATTCGGAAGCTCAACCCCTATAGGAGCGCCTTCATACATGAGAATGCCGAGTACCATGTTTTCCTTGAGATACTTAACAGCATCGCCCAGCTTTTCTTTGTTCAGCGTCATCTGTTCGTATGTCGCTGTATCCATAAAATAGTAATCATCATCTGAACTGTACAGATATTGCATCTCCCTGTAATCTATATGGGCCCTCGGAAGCTTCTCCCCCGCCCTGAAGGTTCTCTCGATCACATGCCCGGTTTTTACATTCTTGAGTCTGGACCTCACAAAAGCTGATCCTTTTCCTGGCTTGACATGCTGGAAATCAACTACCTGATAGACTTCACCTTCCACTTCTATGGTGACACCCGTCTTGAAGTCATTTGTGCTTATCATATATTACCACCTCGCAGCTGAATCAGTCGCTATAAATCCCTGATGCGTCACCAGGCACATCGCCGTCGGACGCGAAGTCCGACCAACATTGACACCAGACGCGGGGCTTAGCCAATTTCTATGAGATCCTTCGTTGAATGTGTAAGGATTTCAGGGCCATCTCCATGGACGACTACAAGATCCTCTATTCGTACCCCTACCCAATCTGGAATATAGATCCCGGGTTCCACGGTGACTACTGTCCCTTCAGGCAAGGCGACAGGATATGACTCAGATAACCGCGGAAGCTCATGTACGGCCAACCCGACTCCATGACCGAGAGCATGACCGAAATAATCACCATATCCAGCTTCAATGATGACCTTTCGTGAAGCCTGATCGGCCTCCTGTCCTGTAAGACCTGCCTTCAAGGCATCAAGCCCGGCCTGCTGCGCCTTACGCACAATATCGTATATTTCCTTCGCCCTGGCGTCAATCTTGCCAATACCCACTGTCCTGGTCATATCAGCGCAATATCCGTCCATCATAGCGCCAAAATCCATTACCACCAAATCGCCGGGAACCAATTTCTTGGTGGATGGTTTGCCATGGGGCAGCGCGCCTCTATGCCCGGAAGCCACTATCACGTCGAACCCCATCTTGTCGGCACCATTCTTGCGCATGAACCATTCTAGCTCCAGCGCAACATCGATTTCGGACATACCCGGCCTCATAAAGCCAAGGATATGTGAAAATGCCTCGTCTCCGAGCCTAGCCGCCCTAGATATTCTCTCGATCTCGGATTGATCTTTCACAATGCGAAGGGATTCAACAAGCCCCTCTCTGGGCAAAAGCTGTATCTCGGCGCCTAATTCGGATGCCAGCTTCTCGTGAAGGTTCCATGTGAGATAATCCGACTCAAACCCAACAGTCTTCGCGCCAAGGCCCTTCACCACCCCGGCAATAGCGGGCGCTATCTCCTTTTCGTGTTTTTCGACTCGAAACCCTGGGCGCAACTCCTCTTTTGCCTGAGTCATATATCTAAAATCAGTCACCAGAGCGGCATCCTCATGGCCAATGACCAATATGCCCGACGAGCCAGTGAAACCGCTCAGATAACGTCGGTTCTCCGGCTTCAAGACAATATAAGCGTCAAGGCTTTGTTCCTTTAGCAGGGCACGAAATCTCTTCAAGCGACTGTCCATTGAAAACTAACCTTCTTTCTCAGGAAGGAGCTTTGCAATTTCAGCTATGATCTGCCGGGCGATATATATCTTCGGCATTCTGCCGCTGGAAATTGTGCTTCCGTCACGGAAAATCATAATTACTTCGTTGAAATCAGACTCAAAACCCGAATCTCGCCGACTGACATCATTTGCCACTATGATGTCAAGGTTCTTCTCCCTCAGTTTTCTCATGGCATATTCCACGACATTTTCAGTTTCTGCGGCAAAGCCCACCAGCAATTGATTCTTTTTCCTAGCCCCAAGATCTCGAAGGATGTCAACGGTGGGGGAAAGCCTTATGGTGAGCTCTCCTCCGGTCTTCTTGATTTTACTGGCAGCATAATCTGCCGGAGTGTAGTCTGCAACCGCCGCTGCCATTACCACACAATCACTCTGCCCAAAGTATTCCAAGACTGCTCTATGCATTTCCTCGGCGCGCTCCACCTTTACGACCTGACATCCAGGAGGATCAGGAAGCGCGACAGGACCCGTCACCAAGATCACACGTGCTCCAGCCTCAGAAGATGCGTTCGCCAGGGCATATCCCATCTTTCCGGAAGAACGATTGCTTATGTATCTCACAGGATCTATGGGTTCTCTTGTTGGCCCGGCCGTCACAAGGATGGTCCGTCCAGAGAGAATCCCATCTTTCCGGTCGCCCATGCTGAGAACTTTCTCGACCTCTTGTAATATTCTGTCGGGATCGGGCATACGCCCGATCCCGACATCCCCGCAAGCAAGATGGCCTGTATCTGGCGTCATGAAGAAATACCCCAAGGCCTCCAGCTTAGCCTTGTTAGCCTGGAAAATGGGGTTGAGATACATGGCCTCATTCATGGCGGGAACGATCAGCACAGGGGCACGGGTAGCCATTACCGTAGTCGTCAGCAGGTCATCCGCAATGCCCGATGCCAGTTTGCCCACCAGATTAGCTGTGGCCGGCGCTATCAGGACTAGAGAGGCAGCCTTAGCTAGGGAGACATGCCTCACATCCCATTCATCCGGCTCCACAAACATATCATACGCCACAGGATTCCCAGACAAGGTGCGGAAAGTGAGCGGAGCCACGAATCTAGTGGCAGCCTCCGTCATCACCACGCGGACACTTGCACCAGATCTGCGAAGGTGGCTCACTATTTCACAGGTTTTATATGCTGCTATACCCCCTGTAACCCCTACCAGGATGGTCTTGCCTTCTAGATTCATGGCAATAGGCCTCCCTACACAACAAAACCGCAAAATAAATGGCCCTGACCTATAAAAGGCGCCTTCCAGGCGCCGCCATAGCCTTTACTTAATAGATGGCTTTGGTTTTTCGATCCTCACTTTACCATCATATATTTCATTGATAGCCCGGACCACAGGCTTGTCCATGACTTCGTCGAATGGCCTGGTTGGGCTGCTCATCAATTGCCGGGCACGCTTTGCCGCCGCGACCACCAGGGCATAACGGCTTCCTACCCTGTCAATGAGTTCGTCAAGCGTAGGACCCTGCATATCACCTGAAACCTCCATTTGGACGTGCTTACCTTCTGAGATCATCAATAAATTCCCTGCATTCACACCTCTTTACCCTGCACCTCTCTGCATAGATGATATTCATCAAGGCGGATACTGCCTTTTCCTTATCATCATTAACAATAACATAATCATAATCAAAAACCGCCTCGAGCTCCTCCCTGGCACAAGAAAGCCGGTGCCTTACGACCTCCTCAGTGTCAGAACCCCGCAAGATAAGCCTCTTTTCCAGCTCAGAGAGACTGGGAGGCAAAAGAAAGACGAAAACCGCGTCTTCCCATGTCTTCTTTATCTTCATCGCTCCCTGGATGTCTATGTCTAGTATGACATCCTGACCTGACGCCGTCATCTTTTCTATGTACTTCCTCGGGGTTCCATATCGATGCCCATATACGGTAGCCCATTCAAGAAAGTCCCCCGATTTGACCCTCTGCTCGAACTCCTTCTCAGATAAAAAAAAGTAGTTCACACCATCAACCTCACCAGGACGGGGCGGCCGAGTGGAGGCAGAAATTGAATACCTCAAATCTGGCACTCTGCCGAGAACCTCACCTACGATCGTATTCTTGCCTGCCCCTGAGGGACCCGACAGCACTATCAAGAAACCGCGGCTCCGTCTGAGAACCAGTGGATTTGCCGGGGCTGGATCCGATCCCTGCCCAATATGAAAATCGCCGCTCATTCTACCCCGAATCTCCATCCTTTGAAGGAAGTCGGTGTGCCACTGTCTCCGGTTGGACAGCTGAGAGGATCACATGATTGGAATCAGTCAAAACCACGGCTCTGGTTCGCCGGCCATAAGTCGCGTCAATCAACATCCCGCGGTCACGCGCCTCCTGAATTATGCGCTTTATGGGGGCTGATTCTGGACTTACGATAGCTATAATTCTATTGGCTGCAACAATGTTGCCGAAACCTATATTGACGAGTCTAATCTCCATTCCCGTCACCTCTCGATCTACTTTGCCAGTCTTTTCAGGAGGGCTTCTCTTTGCCTGACCCCAAGGCCCTGGATTCGACGGGATTCATGAATTCCGACCTCAGCCATTATCCTACGGGTCTTCACCCTTCCAATCCCGGGCAGTGATTCGAGCAGGTATGTAACTCGCATACCTGAGATAACATCATCATAGGGAGCACTGAGTATGGCCTGTAGAGAAAGCTCGCCATCTTTGAGACATTCTCGGATCCTGGCTCTTCTGGATCTCATCTCCTGAGCCTTTTTGAGACCCAATAGCTTTTGCTCAGAAGTCAAAACCGGCAGCGGCACCATCAATCACCCCCTTATTCGATATTCTGTACCTGCTCCCGCATCTTCTCAAGCTCAGCCTTCACCTCGACTACTAGCTGGGCAATGGGCGCATCCAGGGACTTTGCCGCGATGGTATTGACCTCACGGTTGAGCTCCTGGAGCAGGAAGTCCATTTTCCTGCCGACAGGCTCCTTTAGATCCAAGACCTTCTTCAGTTCAAACAGATGGCTCCCCGAACGAACTAGTTCTTCCGTAATATTGCTCCTCTCCGCGAAAAGAGCGACCTCCATCGCCATCCTAGCCTCATCTAATGGCGTATCTCTGACAAGCTCAGCCATTCGCTGCTGTATTCTGACACGATAGGCCCCGATGACCTCAGGCGCGCGTTCCGCGATTCTCTTTATAACTTGCTCGATCCTATCTATTCTATGTATGATATCTTCCTGCAGTCGCTTGCCCTCCGACATTCTCATTTCTATCATAATCTCTATAGCCTGCGCAAGACATTCCTTCACAGCGGGCCAGAGGATTTCCGTATCTATGGTTTCCGGTTCAATTGATACAATGCCCGGAATCGACATCAGGGCATCGACGGCGAGGTCAGCATCATCACGCCCGAGGAAAGCGGAAAGGTCTCTGAAGGCGTCAAGGTATGCTCGGGCCAACGCCTTGTTGACCCTGACAATTGCTGGGGCGCCAGCCGCATCCGAGATGGATATGAAGACTTCCACATGCCCGCGGGAAACCCGACGGGCTACTTCGGACCTGATCTTTTCTTCAAGAGGGGCAAGTTCATGGGGAGCCTTTATACATATGTCTAGATAACGGTGATTCACCGATCGCACTTCCACTGCGATAGTCCGATCTTTGAGCGATAGATGAGCTGAACCGTAACCCGTCATACTAGAAAGCATGCCATATCTTCACTCCCTGGCCACTATTCTACTACAATGAGTTCCGATGATACAAGTAGCTTAGAGAATCGGATACCCTGAAACTTCCGAAAACCCTACCCTGGATCTCTCCGCGGCCGAAGCTGTGAACGCGCGACTACGCGCGATTGGTAGAAACTAGACCCTGACCATGGAAAAACGTCGGACAACTGCTCGTTTTATTTGCTGCGCTACAAGAGTGAGAGCGCCAGACCAACCCGAGAAGATGAAAATTATGATCCAATCCAATATCTCAAGGGGACAGGTGTAGAAAAGCTTTTGCAGATAAGGGATATACATGACAACCAGCTGCATCGAAACTGATATCATGACAGCACCGATAAGATAAGGATTGGATGTCAAGGATAGATCTCTAGGGACGTAGGCATCTGATCGGCAGTAGAAAACATAAAGCAGCTGTGAGAAGACCAAAGTAGCAAAGGTGGCAGTCCTGGCCCTCGTCAAATCGCCACCGGTCACAAAGAGTTCCAAGATGAACACCGCGATTGCGGATAGCCCTATAAAAGCACCTTGGGTCAAGATCTTGAGGCCAAGTCCCCTGGCGAAGATGCCCTCTTCGGGATCCCTGGGCGGTCTCAGCATAGTGGTTTTATCCTTGGGTTCAAGCCCCAAAGCAATAGCAGGCAGACCATCTGTTACCAGGTTCATCCATAGGATCTGCGCGGGCACGAGAGGAATGGGAAGACCAAGAATTCCGCCAAGTATCATGGCAAGGAGCTCTCCTGTGTTGCATCCAAGCAAGTACCTTATGAACTTGCGTATGTTATCATATATGGCCCTACCCTCTTCAATGGCCGCTACAATGGTCGCATAATTATCATCGGCTAATACCATGCTGGCCGCTTCCCTCGTGACATCAGTGCCGGAGAGCCCCATAGCTATTCCGATATCTGCCTCCCGTACAGCAGGCGCATCGTTGACGCCATCACCGGTTACGGCTACGATATGCCCTTTTCTTTTGAGGCTCTTCACGATGCGAAGTTTATGGTGGGGTGAAACACGTGCAAAAACTGAGATCGACTCGACTCCCGTATCCAACGCTCTGTCAGACATTGCATCAAGAACTTCACCGGTTACGACTCTTTGCCCCGAGCTCAAGATCCCCAAAGATTGGGCGACGTTCCTGGCGGTGCCCTCATGATCCCCAGTTATAATTACTGTGCTGATCCCTGCGAGGCTGGCAAGGGTGATAGAGCGTTTCACCTCATCCCTAGGAGGATCCTCCATTCCCATGACGCCGGTAAAGATCAGATCTGTTTCTATAAGAGATTCGTCCTCAAAGGAGGCGATCTCACCCTTCAATTCGCGATAGGCAAATCCCAAGACCCGAAGCCCTTTTCTAGCCAATCTATCACATGCATCAGCGATCTCTCGCTTCCTATCGTTCGTGAGAGGGAATACCTTTGGAAGGCTGCCTGGCCTACTTACAAGAACCGAACCGGATAACCTCAACAGGACATCCGGTGCACCTTTCACGAAGGCGATCGGCCCGGATTTCCCTTTCACAATGACGGTCATGCGTTTCCTTTCCGACTCAAAAGGTATCTCATGGAGCCAGGGCTGGGAGAGAGAAAGCTCCTCCTGCCAAAGTCCAGCTTTGGCCCCGGCTACCACCAAAGCCCCTTCTGTCGGATCTCCTATGATACTCCAGGTTCCTTTCCCATGGCTTCGAGTACGGATTCGTATATTATCTCGCATGGCCCCCTTTCGCCCAGATCCTCTCCAAG from Bacillota bacterium encodes the following:
- the spoIIIAA gene encoding stage III sporulation protein AA; amino-acid sequence: MKVEIAASIRIRKEIAPYIASPVREKLLSLPDATLGQILDIRALAGRPVTLVTPQGRWFLGKHGSIVQRPDEAFVFDHDTARKTFQIVTFGSTYALEEELRNGFITLKGGHRVGLAGKMALGRDGGFTLREVTGFIFRVSREIKGCADAIMPYCISQDGLSLLSTLIISPPGAGKTTILRDMIRQASYGISRLGFPGSNIAVIDERNEIAACHEGEPQLDVGPTTVVLDRCPKARGLIMALRTLSPSVIATDEIGGREDLEALREALNAGVSVLATAHAGSLKELCIRRGFMELLEEGAFPRIVLLSRVPSPGTISGIYDNSGRCLSDLDGEIERAMTDRGVGGEVQVSGKWGIAR
- the efp gene encoding elongation factor P, translating into MISTNDFKTGVTIEVEGEVYQVVDFQHVKPGKGSAFVRSRLKNVKTGHVIERTFRAGEKLPRAHIDYREMQYLYSSDDDYYFMDTATYEQMTLNKEKLGDAVKYLKENMVLGILMYEGAPIGVELPNFVDLKVVETDPGVRGDTAQGGSKPARLETGAVVQVPLFINTGDLIRVDTRTDQYLERL
- a CDS encoding aminopeptidase P family protein; protein product: MDSRLKRFRALLKEQSLDAYIVLKPENRRYLSGFTGSSGILVIGHEDAALVTDFRYMTQAKEELRPGFRVEKHEKEIAPAIAGVVKGLGAKTVGFESDYLTWNLHEKLASELGAEIQLLPREGLVESLRIVKDQSEIERISRAARLGDEAFSHILGFMRPGMSEIDVALELEWFMRKNGADKMGFDVIVASGHRGALPHGKPSTKKLVPGDLVVMDFGAMMDGYCADMTRTVGIGKIDARAKEIYDIVRKAQQAGLDALKAGLTGQEADQASRKVIIEAGYGDYFGHALGHGVGLAVHELPRLSESYPVALPEGTVVTVEPGIYIPDWVGVRIEDLVVVHGDGPEILTHSTKDLIEIG
- the coaBC gene encoding bifunctional phosphopantothenoylcysteine decarboxylase/phosphopantothenate--cysteine ligase CoaBC encodes the protein MNLEGKTILVGVTGGIAAYKTCEIVSHLRRSGASVRVVMTEAATRFVAPLTFRTLSGNPVAYDMFVEPDEWDVRHVSLAKAASLVLIAPATANLVGKLASGIADDLLTTTVMATRAPVLIVPAMNEAMYLNPIFQANKAKLEALGYFFMTPDTGHLACGDVGIGRMPDPDRILQEVEKVLSMGDRKDGILSGRTILVTAGPTREPIDPVRYISNRSSGKMGYALANASSEAGARVILVTGPVALPDPPGCQVVKVERAEEMHRAVLEYFGQSDCVVMAAAVADYTPADYAASKIKKTGGELTIRLSPTVDILRDLGARKKNQLLVGFAAETENVVEYAMRKLREKNLDIIVANDVSRRDSGFESDFNEVIMIFRDGSTISSGRMPKIYIARQIIAEIAKLLPEKEG
- the rpoZ gene encoding DNA-directed RNA polymerase subunit omega, translated to MQGPTLDELIDRVGSRYALVVAAAKRARQLMSSPTRPFDEVMDKPVVRAINEIYDGKVRIEKPKPSIK
- the gmk gene encoding guanylate kinase, which codes for MVLRRSRGFLIVLSGPSGAGKNTIVGEVLGRVPDLRYSISASTRPPRPGEVDGVNYFFLSEKEFEQRVKSGDFLEWATVYGHRYGTPRKYIEKMTASGQDVILDIDIQGAMKIKKTWEDAVFVFLLPPSLSELEKRLILRGSDTEEVVRHRLSCAREELEAVFDYDYVIVNDDKEKAVSALMNIIYAERCRVKRCECREFIDDLRR
- a CDS encoding DUF370 domain-containing protein, with the translated sequence MEIRLVNIGFGNIVAANRIIAIVSPESAPIKRIIQEARDRGMLIDATYGRRTRAVVLTDSNHVILSAVQPETVAHRLPSKDGDSG
- a CDS encoding integration host factor; amino-acid sequence: MPLPVLTSEQKLLGLKKAQEMRSRRARIRECLKDGELSLQAILSAPYDDVISGMRVTYLLESLPGIGRVKTRRIMAEVGIHESRRIQGLGVRQREALLKRLAK
- a CDS encoding YicC family protein, with the protein product MLSSMTGYGSAHLSLKDRTIAVEVRSVNHRYLDICIKAPHELAPLEEKIRSEVARRVSRGHVEVFISISDAAGAPAIVRVNKALARAYLDAFRDLSAFLGRDDADLAVDALMSIPGIVSIEPETIDTEILWPAVKECLAQAIEIMIEMRMSEGKRLQEDIIHRIDRIEQVIKRIAERAPEVIGAYRVRIQQRMAELVRDTPLDEARMAMEVALFAERSNITEELVRSGSHLFELKKVLDLKEPVGRKMDFLLQELNREVNTIAAKSLDAPIAQLVVEVKAELEKMREQVQNIE
- a CDS encoding cation-translocating P-type ATPase, encoding MAQSQKPWHSMRIADIEKITKTSISKGLGTRDAHRRIAHNGPNTLKEVRRTSAIKEFIMQFTDFMILVLIASALISGYLGELTDAMTIIAIVLLNGILGFIQERKAERTMQALKELAAPTCHVKRDGRIQQVPAREVAVGDILVFEAGDRIAADARIIEAVSLEVEESTLTGESIPVKKRALDMLPPSSQLGDRRNMVYMGTRVTRGRGQGIVVATGMATEMGKIAGLIQSIRSEETPLQRRLSELGKHLVFICLALCAVIVLLGVLRGESLLPMLLAGVTLAVAAIPEGLPAIVTICLALGVERMARRKAIMRKLASVETLGCTTVICSDKTGTLTKNEMTVTEIYLPGREIQVTGTGYDPKGEFWEGGRVIDPIDDSHLRLLLEIGVRCNNAKLARDGIVIGPSWRGSGRKGAMRDNIRIRTRSHGKGTWSIIGDPTEGALVVAGAKAGLWQEELSLSQPWLHEIPFESERKRMTVIVKGKSGPIAFVKGAPDVLLRLSGSVLVSRPGSLPKVFPLTNDRKREIADACDRLARKGLRVLGFAYRELKGEIASFEDESLIETDLIFTGVMGMEDPPRDEVKRSITLASLAGISTVIITGDHEGTARNVAQSLGILSSGQRVVTGEVLDAMSDRALDTGVESISVFARVSPHHKLRIVKSLKRKGHIVAVTGDGVNDAPAVREADIGIAMGLSGTDVTREAASMVLADDNYATIVAAIEEGRAIYDNIRKFIRYLLGCNTGELLAMILGGILGLPIPLVPAQILWMNLVTDGLPAIALGLEPKDKTTMLRPPRDPEEGIFARGLGLKILTQGAFIGLSAIAVFILELFVTGGDLTRARTATFATLVFSQLLYVFYCRSDAYVPRDLSLTSNPYLIGAVMISVSMQLVVMYIPYLQKLFYTCPLEILDWIIIFIFSGWSGALTLVAQQIKRAVVRRFSMVRV